The following proteins are co-located in the Paenibacillus sp. FSL H8-0079 genome:
- a CDS encoding beta-galactosidase: protein MDKLLYGVAYYDEYMPYERLDKDIQMMKDAGINVVRIAESTWSTHEPQNGVFDFSSVDRVLDAMHEAGIQVIVGTPTYAVPTWMVKEHPDVLATTSQGPGKYGARQIMDITHPTYLFYAERIIRKLISRVSTHPAVIGYQTDNETKHYNTAGDNVQLQFVKYMRNKFSSLDELNKEFGLDYWSNRINSWEDFPSVVGTINGSLGAEFAKFQRQLVTNFLAWQVGIVNEYKQEGQFVTQNFDFDWRGYSYGIQGDVDHFAASKPFDITSVDIYHPSQDDLTGIEISFGGDVARSTKQSNYLVLETEAQAFWHWVPYPGQLRLQAFSHLASGANMVAYWHWHSLHNSFETYWKGLLSHDFEPNPVYNEAKTIGRDFARLSPKLVNLKKKNRVAVLFSNEALTSIKWFGFNFTSDKNYNDVVRWMYDELYKMNIGCDLIDPSVESYAEYDVLVVPALYAASDALLEKLNQFVQDGGHIVYSFKSGFANEHIKVRSTRQPGLISEACGISYNLFVEPKHVSLRDDPFEVGEEQNQVHTWMELITPTTAEVLAWYDHAHWGEYAAITQNAYGKGKATYVGCYTSSAVIRKVLERVMKEAGVWGADQELAFPIIVKTGVNDQGNTIRYYFNYADEATSFVNAYGEGTELLAGTPIAAGEKIELEPWGMRIIEQ from the coding sequence ATGGACAAATTATTATATGGCGTAGCCTACTATGATGAATATATGCCTTACGAAAGATTGGACAAGGACATTCAGATGATGAAGGATGCAGGGATCAACGTGGTCCGCATTGCAGAATCAACCTGGAGTACCCATGAACCGCAGAATGGCGTATTTGACTTCTCTTCCGTGGATCGTGTGCTGGATGCCATGCATGAGGCAGGGATTCAGGTCATCGTTGGGACACCAACGTATGCTGTTCCTACATGGATGGTGAAGGAACATCCGGACGTGCTGGCTACCACCTCACAGGGACCTGGCAAATACGGGGCAAGACAGATCATGGATATTACACATCCAACCTATCTATTCTATGCCGAGCGGATCATCCGCAAGCTGATCTCTCGAGTGAGCACACATCCAGCAGTAATCGGTTATCAGACAGATAACGAGACGAAGCATTACAACACCGCAGGAGATAATGTACAACTGCAATTCGTCAAATACATGCGTAACAAGTTCAGCTCTCTGGATGAGCTTAACAAGGAATTTGGCCTCGACTACTGGAGTAATCGGATCAATAGCTGGGAAGACTTCCCGTCTGTTGTAGGAACGATTAACGGCAGTCTGGGTGCTGAATTTGCCAAGTTCCAGCGGCAGCTGGTAACCAACTTTTTGGCTTGGCAAGTGGGGATTGTGAATGAATACAAACAGGAAGGACAGTTTGTTACCCAGAACTTTGACTTCGACTGGCGTGGGTATTCCTACGGCATTCAAGGGGATGTGGATCATTTTGCCGCATCGAAACCTTTTGACATCACCAGTGTGGACATCTACCATCCTTCCCAGGATGATCTGACCGGCATTGAGATTTCATTCGGCGGGGATGTGGCGCGTTCGACCAAACAATCGAACTATCTGGTACTGGAGACCGAAGCGCAGGCGTTCTGGCATTGGGTTCCCTATCCGGGGCAACTGCGTTTGCAGGCATTCAGCCATCTGGCATCGGGAGCGAACATGGTTGCCTATTGGCACTGGCATTCATTGCACAATTCGTTTGAGACGTATTGGAAAGGATTGCTCAGTCATGACTTTGAACCGAATCCGGTGTACAACGAAGCGAAGACGATTGGCAGGGATTTTGCCCGTCTCAGTCCGAAGCTCGTGAATCTGAAGAAAAAGAATCGGGTGGCCGTGCTGTTCAGCAATGAGGCGCTGACATCGATCAAGTGGTTCGGGTTTAACTTCACCAGTGACAAGAACTACAATGACGTGGTGCGCTGGATGTACGATGAATTGTACAAGATGAACATTGGCTGTGACCTCATCGATCCATCGGTTGAGAGTTATGCGGAGTATGACGTACTCGTTGTACCTGCTCTGTATGCTGCTTCGGATGCATTGCTGGAGAAATTAAATCAATTCGTACAGGATGGCGGACATATCGTCTACTCGTTCAAAAGCGGATTTGCAAATGAGCATATCAAGGTACGCTCTACTCGCCAGCCCGGCTTGATCAGTGAGGCATGCGGGATCAGCTATAACCTTTTTGTAGAGCCAAAACATGTCTCGCTACGCGATGATCCATTCGAGGTTGGTGAGGAGCAGAACCAGGTTCACACCTGGATGGAACTAATTACACCGACAACGGCTGAAGTACTCGCTTGGTATGATCATGCACATTGGGGTGAATATGCGGCAATTACCCAGAATGCCTATGGAAAAGGCAAAGCAACCTATGTTGGATGTTATACCAGTTCTGCGGTGATCCGTAAGGTATTGGAACGTGTTATGAAGGAAGCGGGCGTATGGGGAGCTGATCAGGAGCTGGCTTTTCCCATCATTGTGAAGACAGGTGTGAACGATCAGGGGAACACGATTCGCTACTATTTCAATTATGCAGATGAGGCAACATCCTTCGTGAATGCTTATGGGGAAGGAACGGAACTTCTGGCAGGAACCCCGATTGCTGCGGGAGAGAAGATCGAACTTGAGCCATGGGGCATGCGAATTATCGAACAATAA
- a CDS encoding AraC family transcriptional regulator, which yields MDIRSQLREMPHHTLAHWLPIIDSNIKFYGAHSQQVPYGWAMPEESHPGFEIMLIIEGTQESVIHGYTYTVEEGSILLIPPGFKHTNQCVSTEGMTYFSAHFNVDDPVFTLKLMSQHSRIYAAGTADNKKMRVVLEGWMGMINVSEAYTSTDKMIMQARMFELFALLSQAADNKPESTTSVAASHTPAPTAMHYAGAIAEAIKQAFYAQLRTKEDSVSTVKVEQIISSFGISPGYGLQVFRKVYGRSPRAYLSSLKLQEAKVLIEQPELSLGEIAWKLGYTHLSHFSRQFKRWTGQSPLQYRNHHADASGDPVSYRSESSPES from the coding sequence ATGGATATCCGATCACAGCTCCGAGAAATGCCTCACCATACACTGGCTCACTGGCTGCCTATTATCGACAGTAACATCAAATTCTATGGTGCGCACAGCCAACAAGTCCCCTATGGATGGGCGATGCCGGAGGAATCACATCCGGGCTTTGAGATTATGTTGATCATCGAAGGTACGCAGGAGAGTGTGATTCATGGTTATACCTATACCGTGGAGGAAGGTTCCATTCTTCTCATTCCTCCCGGGTTCAAACATACAAATCAATGTGTATCCACGGAAGGCATGACTTATTTTAGCGCTCACTTTAATGTGGATGATCCGGTCTTCACCCTGAAGCTGATGTCACAGCACAGCCGAATCTACGCAGCAGGTACGGCTGATAATAAGAAGATGCGCGTTGTGTTGGAAGGTTGGATGGGCATGATTAACGTATCTGAGGCCTACACCTCCACCGACAAAATGATCATGCAGGCACGCATGTTTGAACTGTTCGCCCTGTTGTCCCAAGCCGCTGATAACAAACCGGAGTCCACCACCTCCGTTGCTGCTTCACACACGCCAGCCCCAACAGCCATGCATTATGCGGGAGCTATAGCGGAGGCGATCAAGCAGGCCTTCTATGCCCAGCTTCGAACCAAGGAAGATAGTGTATCCACGGTCAAAGTAGAGCAGATCATATCCTCGTTTGGCATCAGTCCGGGATATGGTTTGCAGGTCTTTCGCAAGGTGTATGGGCGATCGCCCAGAGCTTACCTGTCCAGCCTGAAGTTGCAGGAGGCCAAAGTCCTGATCGAACAGCCAGAGCTGTCACTCGGTGAAATTGCGTGGAAACTCGGCTACACCCATCTGTCTCATTTCAGCAGACAATTCAAACGTTGGACAGGCCAAAGTCCGCTACAATATCGCAATCATCATGCAGATGCATCTGGCGATCCTGTATCCTACAGATCCGAATCGAGTCCAGAATCTTGA
- a CDS encoding molybdenum cofactor guanylyltransferase produces MNTREWTGIILAGGLSSRMGTNKAMLELNGSVVLQHVTKAMRPAVSRIIVAAGPNVTTYGQMGYDCVQDHYPGKGPLAGLHVALEASGTEWNLVCACDMPLLQTSFFDGIKKVAESHDSYSAIVPRVDGRVHPLAGAYHKRVLPDLEQRLMQDHLRVMRWLEEIGCCYVEAEELERAGVHHVAMQLSNMNTPEDYERIRNQDSGLDSDL; encoded by the coding sequence ATGAACACGAGGGAATGGACAGGCATCATATTGGCAGGAGGGTTATCCAGTCGCATGGGGACTAACAAGGCCATGCTGGAACTGAACGGTTCCGTTGTACTGCAACATGTGACGAAGGCCATGAGACCCGCAGTATCCCGTATCATCGTGGCAGCCGGACCCAACGTGACAACCTACGGCCAAATGGGCTACGACTGCGTACAGGATCACTATCCGGGGAAGGGACCACTCGCGGGGCTTCACGTGGCACTGGAGGCTTCCGGTACGGAATGGAATCTGGTCTGCGCCTGCGATATGCCGCTCCTGCAAACGTCCTTTTTTGATGGGATAAAAAAGGTGGCTGAGTCACATGATTCTTATTCCGCTATCGTTCCACGCGTGGATGGACGTGTCCATCCGCTGGCAGGTGCGTATCACAAGCGTGTTCTCCCTGATCTGGAGCAACGCCTGATGCAGGATCATCTTCGAGTCATGCGATGGCTTGAAGAGATCGGTTGCTGCTATGTCGAAGCCGAAGAGCTTGAAAGAGCAGGCGTTCATCATGTAGCGATGCAATTGAGTAATATGAACACGCCAGAAGACTACGAACGTATCCGGAATCAAGATTCTGGACTCGATTCGGATCTGTAG
- a CDS encoding MFS transporter, with amino-acid sequence MVSLKLYNFFIYGAISIFAGFLQLYLQEIGMTKLEIGSLMAIGPFVSLFANPFWGFWSDKSRNIRIILMIMMGGTFVLAQGVFYAPSYTWIYVAMIFFYFFQSPLFAQTNSLILGYIDGTTQKFGAFRLWGSLGWALTAVAAGPLIDRFGIGSVSIIFACMIAAAFVFSVFLPRQPIASDTPVVTFRRFGKVMFNPYFMTFIGLGVLVSVPNAMNSTFMSLYIVEMGGDKQMVGWAIFTSSILEVGVFLLLDRLLKRKMSMLLGSLILISLLFALRWQLMALATNPMEIVFIQLMHSITFGGYFYVGTQLTMLFIPRPYRSSGQAVYTMAWGGLSGVIAGLFGGWLFQSFGAEIMYSIGVFFSLIGAVGFGIMWLSNRRNGYQPVVLTEMGSMDEDR; translated from the coding sequence TTGGTTTCTCTGAAACTATATAACTTTTTCATATATGGCGCCATTTCTATCTTCGCCGGATTCCTGCAGCTCTACCTGCAAGAGATTGGTATGACCAAACTGGAGATTGGCAGTCTGATGGCGATTGGACCCTTTGTATCCTTGTTCGCTAACCCGTTCTGGGGCTTCTGGAGCGATAAATCCCGCAATATTCGTATCATCCTTATGATTATGATGGGAGGCACATTTGTGCTCGCCCAGGGTGTGTTCTATGCGCCCAGTTATACGTGGATCTATGTAGCCATGATTTTCTTTTATTTTTTCCAAAGTCCATTATTCGCTCAGACGAACAGTCTGATTCTCGGATATATCGATGGTACGACCCAGAAATTTGGGGCATTTCGGCTCTGGGGTTCCCTCGGTTGGGCGCTGACTGCTGTCGCTGCCGGACCGCTCATTGACCGTTTTGGCATCGGCAGTGTATCCATTATATTTGCGTGTATGATTGCCGCAGCCTTTGTATTCTCCGTATTTCTGCCCAGACAGCCGATCGCTTCGGATACACCCGTGGTTACTTTTCGGCGGTTTGGCAAAGTCATGTTCAATCCGTATTTTATGACATTTATCGGCCTGGGTGTACTCGTATCGGTGCCCAATGCGATGAACAGTACATTTATGTCGCTATACATAGTAGAGATGGGTGGCGATAAACAGATGGTCGGCTGGGCCATCTTCACCTCATCCATTCTCGAAGTCGGCGTATTCCTGCTGCTCGACCGCTTGCTCAAACGCAAAATGAGCATGCTCCTGGGATCGCTCATCCTGATCAGTCTGCTGTTTGCACTGCGCTGGCAGCTCATGGCACTGGCCACCAACCCGATGGAGATTGTATTCATTCAGCTGATGCACTCCATTACGTTCGGTGGGTACTTCTATGTAGGTACACAGCTGACCATGCTGTTCATTCCAAGACCCTATCGTTCCTCCGGTCAAGCGGTCTACACGATGGCTTGGGGCGGTCTCTCCGGCGTGATCGCCGGTCTGTTCGGCGGCTGGTTGTTCCAGAGCTTCGGTGCGGAAATCATGTATAGCATTGGCGTATTCTTCTCGCTCATCGGCGCGGTCGGATTCGGCATCATGTGGTTATCGAATCGACGTAACGGCTATCAACCGGTTGTGTTGACGGAGATGGGCAGTATGGATGAGGACAGATAA
- a CDS encoding glutamine--tRNA ligase/YqeY domain fusion protein, translating to MKGLIPVDNRTTPPNFIKNIITEDLRSGKVQEVITRFPPEPNGYLHIGHAKAIWINFTLGGEFGGKTNLRFDDTNPVKEDVEYVQSIQEDVKWLGYEWNEKRFASDYFDEMYSRAVLLIKKGKAYIDDQSADEIRAMRGTLTEPGKNSPYRDRSVEENLDLFTRMRAGEFKNGEKVLRAKIDMSAPNINLRDPVIYRISHAHHHNTGDKWCIYPMYAFAHPLEDAIEGVTHSLCSLEFEDQRPFYDWVIAECEMESQPRQYEFGRLNLSQMVTSKRKLKLLVDEGHVDGWDDPRMPTISGLRRRGYTPEAIRDFVFETGISKSQGVIDLQTLEHFVREDLKLKAPRTMAVLHPLKVVITNYPEGQVEWLEAENNVENPEMGNRQIPFSREIYIEQDDFMENPPNKYFRLFPGNEVRLKHAYFIKCNDVIKDAEGNVTEIHCTYDVETKSGSGFTGRKVKGTIHWVEATQAVPAEFRLYEPLILDEAPEAEVEVAVAGAETEVVEEQPEKTFLDQLNPNSLEIVNGFVEQEMKEANAQDKFQFFRHGYFSVDPKHSEPGRPVFNRVVSLKSSFQLPKA from the coding sequence ATGAAAGGTTTGATACCTGTGGACAATCGTACAACCCCACCTAACTTTATCAAAAATATTATTACCGAAGATCTCCGGTCAGGGAAAGTCCAGGAAGTTATTACCCGTTTTCCTCCGGAACCGAACGGTTATCTGCATATCGGCCATGCCAAGGCGATCTGGATTAACTTTACGCTGGGCGGCGAATTTGGCGGAAAAACGAATCTGCGCTTTGATGACACGAACCCGGTCAAGGAAGATGTAGAGTACGTTCAATCGATTCAGGAAGACGTGAAATGGCTCGGATACGAGTGGAACGAGAAGCGTTTTGCCTCGGATTATTTTGATGAGATGTACAGCCGTGCTGTCTTGTTGATTAAAAAAGGAAAAGCCTACATCGACGACCAAAGCGCCGACGAAATCCGTGCAATGCGTGGAACGCTGACGGAGCCGGGCAAGAACAGCCCGTACCGTGATCGTTCGGTGGAAGAGAATCTCGACCTGTTCACACGCATGCGTGCAGGCGAATTCAAGAACGGGGAGAAAGTGCTGCGTGCCAAGATCGATATGTCTGCACCGAATATCAACCTGCGCGATCCGGTTATTTACCGGATTTCACATGCACACCATCATAACACCGGCGACAAATGGTGCATCTATCCGATGTACGCCTTTGCTCACCCGCTCGAAGATGCAATTGAAGGTGTAACGCATTCCCTCTGTTCACTGGAGTTCGAGGATCAACGTCCGTTCTATGATTGGGTTATTGCGGAATGTGAGATGGAGAGTCAACCACGTCAATACGAATTCGGCCGCCTGAACCTGTCCCAGATGGTGACAAGCAAGCGGAAGCTGAAACTGCTCGTGGACGAAGGTCATGTGGATGGATGGGATGATCCACGTATGCCAACGATTTCAGGTCTGCGCCGCCGGGGATATACACCGGAAGCCATTCGTGATTTTGTATTTGAGACAGGCATTTCGAAGAGCCAAGGGGTTATCGACCTGCAAACGCTGGAGCACTTTGTACGTGAAGACTTGAAACTAAAAGCTCCGCGCACGATGGCTGTCCTGCACCCGCTCAAAGTGGTTATTACCAACTACCCTGAAGGGCAAGTGGAATGGCTTGAAGCAGAGAACAATGTGGAGAATCCGGAGATGGGCAATCGCCAAATTCCGTTCTCTCGTGAGATTTATATTGAACAAGACGATTTCATGGAAAATCCGCCGAACAAATACTTCCGTTTGTTCCCTGGCAACGAAGTTCGTCTGAAACATGCATACTTTATCAAATGTAACGATGTGATTAAGGACGCAGAAGGCAATGTAACCGAGATTCATTGTACCTATGATGTGGAGACAAAGAGCGGCAGTGGCTTCACTGGCCGTAAAGTCAAAGGAACGATCCACTGGGTAGAAGCGACTCAAGCGGTACCTGCTGAATTCCGTCTGTACGAGCCTTTGATCTTGGATGAAGCGCCGGAAGCAGAGGTCGAAGTAGCAGTAGCTGGGGCTGAAACTGAGGTTGTGGAAGAACAACCAGAGAAAACGTTCCTGGATCAATTGAACCCGAACTCCCTTGAGATTGTTAACGGGTTTGTGGAACAAGAGATGAAGGAAGCGAATGCTCAGGATAAATTCCAATTCTTCCGTCACGGTTACTTCAGTGTAGATCCGAAACATTCCGAGCCAGGTCGTCCCGTATTTAACCGGGTCGTATCCCTGAAAAGCTCATTCCAACTGCCAAAGGCATAG
- a CDS encoding DUF2164 domain-containing protein, which produces MNSLKLTKDQQDEAIRTIQSYFEEERGEELGDLAAWGVLDLFMTQLAPYIYNQALRDARTTVNQRMASMEEDLFALEQKLPKTSR; this is translated from the coding sequence TTGAACTCGCTTAAACTGACCAAAGATCAGCAAGATGAAGCCATTCGCACCATCCAGTCGTATTTCGAAGAGGAACGTGGCGAAGAACTGGGTGATCTGGCCGCTTGGGGTGTCCTCGACCTGTTCATGACACAGCTCGCTCCCTACATATATAATCAGGCACTCCGTGACGCACGCACAACGGTCAATCAACGCATGGCCTCAATGGAAGAAGATCTGTTTGCACTGGAGCAAAAGTTACCCAAGACTTCCCGTTAA
- a CDS encoding GNAT family protein, translated as MFTYSLDEYTELRPLAMEHTKPLFELTDRSRDQLRHWLPWVDHVTEVEHTSNFITNALKQGAENGGFTAGVWSKGDLAGVIGFHEINWTNRSVSIGYWLGKGFEGQGLMTSACRVLVDYALVTLDLNRVEIRSATNNKRSRAIPERLGFVLEGVIRQAEKLPKGYVNHAVYGMLQHEWELLR; from the coding sequence ATGTTTACCTATTCATTGGATGAATATACCGAACTCCGGCCACTGGCCATGGAACATACCAAACCGCTGTTCGAACTGACGGATCGTTCGCGGGATCAACTGAGACATTGGTTGCCGTGGGTGGATCATGTGACAGAAGTGGAACACACCTCGAACTTCATTACCAACGCGTTAAAACAAGGTGCCGAGAATGGCGGATTCACCGCGGGAGTATGGTCAAAAGGGGATCTCGCCGGCGTTATTGGATTCCACGAAATTAACTGGACCAATCGCTCGGTAAGCATCGGATATTGGCTTGGCAAAGGTTTTGAGGGTCAAGGCTTGATGACAAGCGCTTGTCGCGTTCTGGTCGATTATGCACTGGTGACCCTGGATCTGAATCGCGTTGAAATTCGCTCGGCAACAAATAACAAACGGAGTCGCGCTATCCCTGAAAGACTCGGATTTGTTCTCGAGGGTGTCATTCGTCAGGCAGAGAAACTGCCTAAAGGTTACGTGAACCATGCGGTGTACGGCATGCTTCAGCATGAATGGGAACTCTTGCGCTAA
- a CDS encoding SDR family oxidoreductase, producing the protein MDMGLQGKKALVLASSRGLGKAVAAQLAAEGADVMLASRSEEKLAAVKQELLALGGGGRVEYCATDVTRKEDIEALIHKTAELFGQIDILVNNSGGPSSGSFESLTDEDWERAFELNVLSYVRLIRGALPYMKESGGHIVNIASTSVKQPIPGLVLSNTFRTGVFGLAKTLSQELAPYGILINTVAPGRIATDRIRELDAARAEQNGISEEEVSDQFRKEIPLGRYGQPEEFAKAVVFLLSGANTYITGTSLIVDGGMVRAL; encoded by the coding sequence ATGGATATGGGACTTCAAGGTAAAAAAGCACTGGTGCTTGCTTCCAGTCGCGGGCTGGGCAAAGCGGTAGCCGCTCAATTGGCAGCAGAAGGCGCTGACGTCATGCTCGCCAGCCGGAGCGAAGAAAAGCTCGCAGCAGTGAAGCAGGAGCTTCTGGCGCTTGGTGGTGGCGGACGTGTGGAATATTGTGCAACCGATGTGACACGCAAGGAAGATATTGAGGCTCTGATTCACAAGACAGCAGAGCTGTTCGGACAGATTGATATTCTGGTGAACAATTCGGGCGGCCCGTCATCGGGTTCATTTGAGTCACTAACCGATGAGGATTGGGAACGTGCATTTGAATTAAATGTACTCAGTTATGTAAGGCTGATTCGAGGTGCTCTTCCTTATATGAAAGAAAGCGGAGGACACATTGTGAATATCGCTTCAACTTCGGTGAAGCAGCCCATTCCGGGTCTGGTGCTGTCCAACACGTTCCGTACTGGCGTGTTTGGATTGGCGAAGACGTTATCCCAGGAGCTGGCTCCATACGGTATTTTGATCAACACGGTGGCTCCGGGTCGTATTGCAACAGACCGAATTCGTGAGCTGGATGCAGCACGGGCTGAGCAGAACGGAATAAGTGAGGAAGAGGTCTCTGACCAATTCCGTAAAGAGATTCCACTGGGCCGTTATGGTCAACCGGAGGAGTTTGCCAAAGCGGTGGTATTCCTGTTATCCGGAGCTAATACGTACATTACCGGAACCTCATTGATCGTGGATGGTGGCATGGTCCGAGCACTATAA
- a CDS encoding GNAT family N-acetyltransferase has protein sequence MLTSHTFTIRPSEIKDAAQLMELDTLVWDKYTSPAPMHWRSRQQYLQHCPPGSQLIAVQGERVCGYVGFQPATGMPVNRHVYEIHIAVHPHDRRCGIATALMDAIKQHAVEHGVRKLRLRVLSSNPGAITFYTQCGFVTEGRLVSEFYIGGKYVDDILMGYFIQTK, from the coding sequence ATGCTTACCAGCCATACATTTACGATTCGTCCATCCGAGATAAAAGATGCAGCTCAGCTAATGGAGTTGGACACCTTGGTATGGGACAAATATACCTCTCCTGCACCGATGCATTGGCGCTCCAGACAGCAATATCTGCAGCATTGTCCGCCAGGCAGCCAATTGATTGCGGTGCAGGGAGAGCGGGTATGTGGTTATGTGGGCTTTCAGCCAGCCACAGGTATGCCCGTCAACCGTCATGTCTACGAGATTCATATTGCAGTTCACCCTCATGATCGGCGTTGTGGCATTGCTACAGCTTTGATGGATGCCATCAAGCAGCATGCGGTTGAACATGGCGTTCGCAAGCTCAGGCTGCGCGTACTTTCCAGCAATCCGGGAGCCATCACGTTTTATACCCAGTGTGGATTCGTGACAGAAGGCAGGTTGGTATCCGAATTTTATATCGGCGGCAAGTATGTAGACGATATTCTTATGGGTTATTTTATCCAGACCAAATAG
- a CDS encoding methyltransferase domain-containing protein translates to MMNIKEAASRLGISARAIRFYEEKGLILPAKQSSNGYRTYTENDIWRLQTIAALREIGMSLQDITHALGEIDQGNQQRLEEYLELQQAVMYAQWIELKRMMDTTQRMIDLNRQDGPLDVSHLHDLADSARRLREARQNWHDRWNYDTQAAIHDERVQEADSASTRQSISENRHHSDKASPISDEIEVSHPYQDTDHSTPSDSKDTVQSSFYLYHNYDEALEQTAHWISPALGEKGLDIGTGTGNLAGKLLQHGADMTAIDQSREMLRRCRTKYPEMHVKLGNFLALPFADHSFDFVVSSFAFHHLSPDQQGLALQEMQRVLTSRGRIGLTDLMFVDATHRDSYIRQAETTGHEEQLRALRERHFPLLDELCGWLEQQGYVTKHVRHNELLHTLLAVPLR, encoded by the coding sequence ATGATGAATATCAAAGAGGCAGCAAGCAGGCTTGGTATATCGGCGAGAGCCATTCGTTTTTATGAGGAAAAAGGATTAATTCTGCCCGCCAAACAGTCCAGTAACGGTTATCGCACATACACCGAGAATGATATCTGGCGGCTTCAGACCATTGCTGCGCTGCGTGAGATTGGCATGTCCCTGCAGGATATTACACACGCGCTCGGAGAGATTGATCAAGGGAACCAGCAGCGGCTGGAAGAATATCTGGAGCTGCAACAGGCCGTCATGTATGCCCAGTGGATTGAGTTGAAACGTATGATGGATACAACCCAGCGCATGATTGACCTGAATCGTCAGGACGGCCCGCTGGATGTCAGCCATCTGCACGACCTTGCGGACAGTGCGCGTCGCCTGCGTGAAGCACGGCAGAACTGGCATGATCGGTGGAATTATGATACGCAGGCAGCTATCCACGACGAAAGAGTGCAGGAGGCGGATAGCGCCAGTACGAGGCAATCCATTTCAGAGAACAGGCATCATTCGGATAAAGCCTCGCCCATAAGCGATGAGATTGAAGTTTCACATCCATACCAGGATACAGATCATTCCACGCCGAGCGATTCCAAGGATACGGTACAGTCTTCCTTTTATCTGTATCACAACTATGACGAAGCGCTCGAACAGACAGCTCATTGGATCTCTCCCGCCCTTGGTGAGAAAGGACTTGATATTGGTACAGGCACAGGTAATCTGGCTGGGAAACTGCTACAGCACGGCGCAGACATGACCGCAATCGACCAATCCCGGGAGATGCTGCGCAGATGCCGTACCAAATATCCTGAGATGCATGTGAAGCTTGGTAATTTTCTGGCTCTGCCTTTTGCCGATCATTCCTTCGACTTTGTTGTGTCCAGCTTTGCCTTCCATCATCTGAGTCCAGACCAGCAAGGACTGGCCTTACAGGAGATGCAGCGGGTGTTAACCTCGCGTGGACGTATCGGTCTAACGGATCTGATGTTTGTTGATGCGACTCACCGTGATTCCTATATTCGGCAGGCAGAAACCACAGGACACGAGGAACAGCTGCGCGCCTTGCGCGAGCGTCACTTCCCTCTGCTGGATGAGCTATGCGGCTGGCTGGAGCAACAGGGCTACGTGACCAAGCATGTGCGGCATAACGAGCTGTTACATACGTTGTTGGCGGTTCCACTGCGCTAG